From Methanobrevibacter sp., one genomic window encodes:
- a CDS encoding macro domain-containing protein, translating into MKSKIEIKQSGITNLNVDAVVNAANSQLREGSGVCGAIFSEAGSRELRKACKEIGGCKTGSAVITPGFNLKAKYIIHAVGPIWHGGDEGEEELLYGAYEKSLSLAKEYECNSIAFPVISSGIYGYPKSQAWEVAVRACNDFINDNPDYSINIFFAVLSDKSQEMGEKAIKKVTGE; encoded by the coding sequence ATGAAAAGCAAAATCGAAATCAAACAGAGCGGAATAACAAACCTGAATGTTGATGCAGTCGTGAATGCAGCAAACTCACAGCTTCGAGAAGGAAGCGGAGTGTGCGGAGCAATATTCAGTGAAGCGGGATCACGTGAACTTCGAAAGGCATGCAAAGAAATCGGAGGATGCAAAACAGGCAGTGCCGTAATCACACCAGGATTCAATCTCAAGGCAAAATACATCATCCATGCTGTCGGCCCGATATGGCATGGAGGAGATGAGGGCGAAGAGGAACTTCTCTACGGAGCATATGAAAAATCATTATCCCTGGCAAAGGAATATGAATGCAATTCAATAGCATTTCCCGTGATTTCATCAGGAATCTACGGCTATCCGAAAAGTCAGGCATGGGAAGTGGCAGTGAGAGCATGCAATGATTTCATCAATGACAATCCAGATTATTCAATTAATATATTCTTTGCAGTTCTAAGCGATAAATCCCAAGAAATGGGTGAAAAAGCGATTAAAAAAGTTACAGGAGAATAA